The genome window CACATAATTTACATTCACTGTATCTAATCCTCTAGATATATTGTcattacatattaatatatgtacttTCTGATTAAGGAAATTGGTCAggatttttttcttcaccTTATTTGATAACTGTCGACTGTATTCTTTAATTGaataattgttattattcttataacTAAAATAAATCGTAAGATATCTGTATAGGGTGTGTGACGAATCTTCATCTCCACAAAATATTAGCATGCTCAACATATctgtcaaaaaaaaaaataaaatatataagaaatatataaataggaaaatatttataaatcaaaaaaaaaaaaaaaaaaatatatatatatatatataaaatactatatattattttatatatatatatttttttttttttttttttgtacctTTGTTTGGTATGTCGTCCAATAATAACTTTATCAAGGTATacatttttgaatatttatttttggtgaaaaaataaaactccTCATTTCTCTtataattcaaaatataataaaaaaaaataggtcTATACAAATCTAAAGACATTAGATTATCAGATACTTTACACAGTGTTGCTGATACCAGAACTTTTTGCAGAAAATATTTaggtttataaatatttgaacAATTGTTTTGATGCTTTTTTACTATATATGTTAATGAATTTACTATAGAACATATATTACATTGACTATAAGCTACAATTTTATCAACTTCATCAATAATTACAAACTTtaaattcataaatatatcctCATTACTATAAAATAATCCTTCAAACTTTTTTGTAGTTGTTACTAGAATATTACAATCActtaacatttttttatgattaaTTATTTCATCGAAATATATGTTGGAATGGAAATTTTTCATATCAATATTCATACATTTTAAATTCTtaatttcaaaaatattaattacatTCATAATCTGATTTACTAATTCATCTGTAGCAGTTAATATTAAACAATATAATGTattctcattattatataaaaaataatcaataatacatattatataacataacGTTTTTCCTAGCCCTGTAGGtacttctatatatatatcaccaCTTTTTAAACAACTTGatccatatttatataataataaatattctaaAACATTAGATTGACAAGCtaagaaattattaaaatgaaatttAGTAATTAaactatttattatatactcatttattttagtactctttatattattccaATCTAATATCTTAAtctcatcatcatcatttatttCTATAACTCTACAATTTGAACTTAAACTATTACGAATTtgttcaatttttttttttttcctcttttTCTCTTTCTTAAGTTCTTTCTTCATAATTAAATCAtccacattattattattattattattattactattattactattattattactatcatttatattatcacaacttattattttcttattattttcttcaatatCTATTCTTACTAGCTCATCAAAATTTTCCTTCCTCAACATCTCATCGTTTGAAAACCTCTCTAGATGATTTATAAAAAACGAGCCTTTCATTTTATTCTTAAATacaatgaaatatattcacttttatttaaaaaaattttataatatataaaaataaatatatataaataaaggaaTGTCATcactaaatatatttatatatatgatatatttttacaacatcataaaataatttcGTAACATTATTCagaaaacaaaacaaaaaaaaaaaaaataataaataaaaaaatatatattacattatatatatatatatatatatatatatatatatatatatatatattatattttatacataaaaaattatatattcaatttaTAGTAAAAAGTGAAAGCATACTGTgacatcaaaaaaaaaaaaaaaaaaaaaatttactatacatacaatatatatataattatatgtatatataatattatattt of Plasmodium sp. gorilla clade G2 genome assembly, chromosome: 4 contains these proteins:
- a CDS encoding ATP-dependent RNA helicase, putative, whose product is MKGSFFINHLERFSNDEMLRKENFDELVRIDIEENNKKIISCDNINDSNNNSNNSNNNNNNNNVDDLIMKKELKKEKKRKKKKIEQIRNSLSSNCRVIEINDDDEIKILDWNNIKSTKINEYIINSLITKFHFNNFLACQSNVLEYLLLYKYGSSCLKSGDIYIEVPTGLGKTLCYIICIIDYFLYNNENTLYCLILTATDELVNQIMNVINIFEIKNLKCMNIDMKNFHSNIYFDEIINHKKMLSDCNILVTTTKKFEGLFYSNEDIFMNLKFVIIDEVDKIVAYSQCNICSIVNSLTYIVKKHQNNCSNIYKPKYFLQKVLVSATLCKVSDNLMSLDLYRPIFFYYILNYKRNEEFYFFTKNKYSKMYTLIKLLLDDIPNKDMLSMLIFCGDEDSSHTLYRYLTIYFSYKNNNNYSIKEYSRQLSNKVKKKILTNFLNQKVHILICNDNISRGLDTVNVNYVINFDMPKHYNVLTHRIGRLARYNSRRGTVYHFIKKSENIIMNKSAKQRNINLIEQKRFKKNTLIDIKNNIMNLKKIVKNTIHMESKEKIKPHKFYSYDDLIKLIGT